The segment TGCGGCTCGGCCTCGGTGAGCGTCCCGGTGGAGACGGTCAGGTTGGACAGGGCGCTGAACGGCAGCCGGAGCGGGTCCTGGAGCACACAGGCGACCTGCGCGTGCACCGACTGGGCGTCCATCCCGGACACATCGGTCCCGTCCCAGCGGACGGTGCCCCGCTGGGGCTCGTACAGCCCCGCGAGGACCTTGGCGCAGGTGCTCTTGCCCGAACCGTTGAGGCCGACGAAGGCGACCGTCTCCCCGGCGTGCAGCCGCAGGGTGATCCCGTCGAGGGCCGGCGTGTCCTTGCCCGGGTAGGTGAACCCCACGTCGTCCAGGGCGATCGTCCTCACCCGGTCCGGTGCCCGGAGGGCGGACCGGCGCGGCAGGAGCCGACGGCACCGCTCCTGTACGGCGAGGAGGTCGTCGACCCACAGCGCGTGCTCGTACACGAGGTGGGCGACGTCGACGAGCCGGGTCAGGGACGACTGCCCGGCCTGGATGGCGAGGACCGCCCCGGCCCCGGCCGCCAGCGGCAGCCAGCCGGCGATCAGCATGGCCCCGAGGGCGAGGTAGGTGATGCCGGTACCGAGCCCGCCGACCGTCCGGCCCGCCAGGTTCAGCGCCGCCGAGCGGGTGCCGAGACGGGTGTCCTCCTCGGCGATCCTGGTGGTCAGCCTGCGGTGCTCGTCGAGAAGCGCGCCCTGCGCGGTGTCCGAGCGGAGTTCGGCCGCCGCGTCCACGTCGATGAGCAGCCAGGAGAAGACCCGGACACGGCGCTGCAGGGCGTTCCAGCGCATGAAGGAGCGGAACCGGTTCCGTGCGCCGCGCACGGCGGCCGCGCCCACGGGCAGGACGGACAGCAGCAGAAGGGGGAGGAGGGCCGGGTGCAGGATCCCGAGGACGCCGGCCGTGCCGAGGAGCCCGAGGGCCGCGGAGGCGAGGGAGACGACCTGGCCGACGATCTGCCGGGCGAAGTACAGGCCCCGGTCACTGGCCCGGTGGACGTCGTCGTGCCACGACGCGTCCTCGACGGCCTCCAGACGGACGTGCGCCGTGAGCCGGAGGAACTCGCATTCGAGCGCGGTACGGATCTTGGGCGTGACGCGCGCCTGGGCGACGGCGACCGCCGCTTCGAGCAGCGCGCGGGCGGCGAGGAAACCGACCACGGTGAGGAGCTGCGGGACGGCCGCGCGGACGCGGTCGGGGGTCGGGCCCTCGGCGAACAGCTCCCGGAGGACGGCCACCGAGGCCATCAGACCGAAGGCGCTCATGGCGGCCGAGGCGAGTTGGCAGCCGACGACCGCGAGGGTGGCGGGGCGGTCGGCCTGCCAGGCGAGCCGTCCGATACGGGCGGTGATCCTCGGCAGCCGTCCCAGAACCTCGCGGACGGTGGCCTGCGCGGCGGCACCGTCGTGGACG is part of the Streptomyces sp. NBC_00250 genome and harbors:
- a CDS encoding ABC transporter ATP-binding protein, producing MSDATDTTTGTGGGGGVPAPRPAPLAAPPASMPAGPQDGDMTAELEDAYWAVHDGAAAQATVREVLGRLPRITARIGRLAWQADRPATLAVVGCQLASAAMSAFGLMASVAVLRELFAEGPTPDRVRAAVPQLLTVVGFLAARALLEAAVAVAQARVTPKIRTALECEFLRLTAHVRLEAVEDASWHDDVHRASDRGLYFARQIVGQVVSLASAALGLLGTAGVLGILHPALLPLLLLSVLPVGAAAVRGARNRFRSFMRWNALQRRVRVFSWLLIDVDAAAELRSDTAQGALLDEHRRLTTRIAEEDTRLGTRSAALNLAGRTVGGLGTGITYLALGAMLIAGWLPLAAGAGAVLAIQAGQSSLTRLVDVAHLVYEHALWVDDLLAVQERCRRLLPRRSALRAPDRVRTIALDDVGFTYPGKDTPALDGITLRLHAGETVAFVGLNGSGKSTCAKVLAGLYEPQRGTVRWDGTDVSGMDAQSVHAQVACVLQDPLRLPFSALSNLTVSTGTLTEAEPQRVLDAARAAGADEVVAGLPGQWGALLSKRFRGGQELSGGQWAKIAVARGLYKKAPLLLLDEPTASMDPPSEHAVYEAVLRGRLREDQITVLISHRLASVVDCDRIFVFDAGRITESGSHDTLMALGGTYASMFTLQAGGYRPRDTTAAAAAHHGTGGTPEETS